In a single window of the Streptomyces sp. NBC_00094 genome:
- a CDS encoding uroporphyrinogen-III synthase: MNPTRPTTSPVSSAFNGHGHVTFLGAGPGDPGLLTLRAVEALAGADVLIAEPEVLEVVRDHARAGVSTPELTVVDEASTAAGVPVLRDAANLVMEAARGGRRVVRAVTGDPGLDGNAGAEMLACAAEGIPFEVVPGVATAVGVPAYAGVPLRDAQGTDVRFVDARTADERCWAEVGASDGTVVVSTSLDSVAAAAGELVAAGRKPDTPLTVTIAGTTTRQRTWNATLGTIAQVFKQGKILPSPEGHRPVIAVVGERSAPAQRDQLSWFESKPLFGWRVLVPRTKEQAASLSDQLRSYGAVPHEVPTIAVEPPRTPQQMERAVKGLVTGRYEWIAFTSVNAVKAVREKFEEYGLDARAFAGIKVAAVGEQTAAALVDFGVKPDLVPSGEQSAAGLLEDWPPYDPVFDPIDRVFLPRADIATETLVAGLIELGWEVDDVTAYRTVRASPPPADTREAIKGGGFDAVLFTSSSTVRNLVGIAGKPHNVTVIACIGPATAKTAEEHGLRVDVLSPEPSVHKLAEALADFGLRRREAALEAGDPVTRPSERRPGARRRRTT, translated from the coding sequence TTGAACCCCACCCGCCCGACCACCAGCCCAGTGTCCTCGGCCTTCAACGGCCACGGGCACGTCACGTTCCTCGGCGCAGGACCGGGAGATCCCGGACTGCTGACCCTCAGGGCCGTCGAGGCCCTCGCGGGCGCGGACGTCCTGATCGCCGAGCCGGAGGTGCTCGAGGTCGTTCGCGACCATGCGCGCGCGGGGGTGAGCACGCCTGAGCTGACGGTTGTTGACGAGGCGTCAACAGCCGCCGGAGTCCCCGTGTTGAGGGATGCCGCCAATCTTGTCATGGAGGCCGCGAGGGGCGGCAGGCGGGTCGTCCGTGCGGTGACCGGCGACCCCGGTCTCGACGGGAACGCGGGCGCCGAGATGCTCGCCTGCGCCGCCGAGGGCATCCCCTTCGAGGTCGTTCCCGGTGTCGCGACCGCCGTCGGCGTGCCCGCGTACGCCGGTGTCCCGCTGCGCGACGCGCAGGGCACGGACGTGCGGTTCGTGGACGCCAGGACCGCCGACGAGCGGTGCTGGGCAGAGGTCGGTGCCTCCGACGGCACCGTCGTCGTGTCCACCTCGCTCGACTCGGTGGCGGCGGCCGCCGGTGAACTGGTGGCGGCAGGCCGTAAGCCGGACACCCCGCTCACCGTGACGATCGCCGGTACGACCACCCGGCAGCGGACCTGGAACGCGACGCTCGGCACCATCGCCCAGGTCTTCAAGCAGGGCAAGATCCTCCCCTCGCCCGAGGGCCACCGGCCGGTCATAGCCGTGGTCGGCGAGCGCAGCGCTCCGGCGCAGCGGGACCAGCTGTCGTGGTTCGAGTCGAAGCCGCTCTTCGGGTGGCGGGTGCTCGTGCCGCGTACCAAGGAGCAGGCCGCCTCGCTCTCCGACCAGCTGCGCAGCTACGGGGCCGTGCCGCACGAGGTGCCGACGATTGCCGTCGAGCCGCCGCGGACGCCGCAGCAGATGGAGCGTGCGGTCAAGGGCCTGGTGACCGGGCGGTACGAGTGGATCGCCTTCACGTCCGTCAACGCGGTGAAGGCGGTGCGGGAGAAGTTCGAGGAGTACGGGCTCGACGCGCGCGCCTTCGCCGGGATCAAGGTCGCGGCGGTGGGCGAGCAGACTGCCGCGGCGCTCGTCGACTTCGGTGTGAAGCCCGATCTGGTGCCGAGCGGTGAGCAGTCGGCCGCCGGTCTCCTTGAGGACTGGCCGCCGTACGACCCGGTCTTCGACCCGATCGACCGCGTCTTCCTGCCGCGGGCCGACATCGCGACGGAGACGCTCGTCGCCGGGCTCATCGAGCTCGGGTGGGAGGTCGACGACGTGACCGCCTACCGGACCGTCCGGGCGTCGCCGCCGCCGGCGGACACGCGGGAGGCGATCAAGGGCGGTGGCTTCGACGCCGTGCTGTTCACGTCGTCGTCGACCGTGCGGAATCTCGTGGGGATCGCGGGCAAGCCGCACAACGTGACCGTGATCGCCTGTATCGGGCCCGCCACGGCCAAGACGGCCGAGGAGCACGGGCTGCGGGTGGACGTGCTGTCGCCCGAGCCTTCCGTGCACAAGCTCGCGGAGGCGCTGGCGGACTTCGGCTTGCGGCGCCGGGAGGCGGCGCTGGAGGCGGGGGATCCGGTGACGCGGCCCAGTGAGCGCCGGCCGGGTGCGCGGCGGCGTCGTACGACGTAG
- a CDS encoding glutamyl-tRNA reductase gives MSLLVVGLSHRSAPVSILERASLSADTQAKLLQDTLAAEPAAEATVLATCNRIELYADVDKFHAGVAELSTLLAQHSGVGLEELTPYLYVHYEDRAVHHLFSVACGLDSMVVGEGQILGQIKDTLALGQELHTAGRLLNDLFQQALRVGKRAHSETGIDRAGQSLVTFGLEQLADGTDGSDGAFGTFGTDVETWAKGKRALVIGAGSMSSLAAATLARSGVSEIVIANRTLARAERLAQILSEPGGTGVTARAVDMVAVGDELTRADVVVSCTGATGLVLTGEAVEDAVQGRRTPLALLDLAMPRDIDAAAHRIPGVRLVDIESLAEASADAPMAADVDKVRGIVSDEVAAFGAAQRAAQITPTVVALRTMAADVVASEVARLEGRLPDLDDKQRAEITQTVRRVVDKLLHAPTVRVKQLASEPGGAGYADALRTLFDLDPETVASVSRADLNDADVKNRGRV, from the coding sequence ATGAGTCTTCTCGTCGTCGGGCTGAGCCACCGCAGCGCCCCGGTCTCCATCCTGGAGCGGGCCTCGCTGTCGGCGGACACCCAGGCCAAGCTGCTGCAGGACACCCTCGCCGCCGAGCCGGCGGCCGAGGCCACCGTCCTGGCCACCTGTAACCGCATCGAGCTCTACGCCGACGTGGACAAGTTCCACGCCGGTGTCGCCGAGCTGTCCACGCTGCTCGCGCAGCACAGCGGCGTCGGCCTGGAGGAGCTCACTCCTTATCTCTACGTGCACTACGAGGACCGGGCCGTCCACCACCTCTTCTCGGTGGCGTGCGGGCTCGACTCCATGGTCGTCGGCGAGGGTCAGATCCTCGGCCAGATCAAGGACACCCTCGCGCTGGGCCAGGAGCTGCACACCGCGGGACGCCTTCTCAACGACCTGTTCCAGCAGGCCCTGAGGGTCGGCAAGCGTGCCCACAGCGAGACCGGGATCGACCGGGCCGGGCAGTCGCTCGTCACGTTCGGTCTGGAGCAGCTCGCCGACGGCACGGACGGCTCGGACGGTGCGTTCGGTACGTTCGGTACGGATGTCGAGACCTGGGCCAAGGGCAAGCGCGCCCTCGTCATCGGGGCCGGATCGATGTCCTCGCTGGCCGCGGCCACGCTCGCGCGCTCCGGCGTCTCCGAGATCGTCATCGCCAACCGCACCCTCGCCCGCGCCGAGCGGCTCGCGCAGATCCTGAGCGAGCCCGGCGGCACGGGGGTGACCGCGCGCGCGGTCGACATGGTTGCCGTCGGCGACGAACTGACACGTGCCGACGTCGTCGTCTCCTGCACCGGCGCCACCGGGCTCGTCCTCACCGGCGAGGCCGTCGAGGACGCCGTCCAGGGCCGCCGTACCCCGCTCGCCCTGCTCGACCTCGCCATGCCCCGCGACATCGACGCCGCCGCGCACCGGATCCCCGGGGTCCGGCTCGTCGACATCGAGTCGCTCGCCGAGGCCTCCGCCGACGCGCCCATGGCGGCCGACGTCGACAAGGTCCGGGGCATCGTCTCCGACGAGGTGGCCGCCTTCGGCGCCGCCCAGCGCGCCGCGCAGATCACCCCGACCGTCGTCGCCCTGCGCACGATGGCCGCCGATGTCGTGGCCAGCGAGGTCGCCCGGCTGGAGGGCCGGCTGCCCGACCTCGACGACAAGCAGCGCGCCGAGATCACCCAGACCGTGCGACGCGTGGTCGACAAGCTCCTGCACGCGCCGACCGTGCGGGTCAAGCAGCTGGCCAGCGAGCCCGGCGGCGCCGGGTACGCGGACGCGCTGCGGACACTCTTCGACCTCGACCCGGAGACGGTGGCATCCGTCAGCCGGGCCGACCTGAATGACGCCGACGTCAAGAACCGAGGGCGAGTATGA
- the hemC gene encoding hydroxymethylbilane synthase translates to MTERALRLGTRRSKLAMAQSGHVADAVRQLTGRPVELVEITTYGDTSREHLAQIGGTGVFVAALRDALLAGEVDFAVHSLKDLPTTQHPELVLAAIPKREDPRDVLIAPEGVTLDRLPKGARVGTGSPRRMAQLHAYARSHGLEITCVPIRGNVDTRVGYVHSGELDAVVLAAAGLNRIGGTAELIGSLSLDHLSVDSVLPAPGQGALAIECPASDAELVATLAALDDPFTRAAVTAERSLLAALEAGCSAPVGALADLLADDPGHGQVVTEMRLRGVVGTTDGSTLVQLSTTGPVPTSHDEAMALGRELADEMLAKGAAGLMGERAL, encoded by the coding sequence ATGACCGAGAGGGCACTGAGGCTCGGGACCAGGCGCAGCAAGCTCGCCATGGCCCAGTCCGGGCACGTGGCCGATGCCGTCCGGCAGCTGACCGGCCGGCCCGTCGAGCTCGTGGAGATCACGACGTACGGGGACACCTCCCGGGAGCACCTCGCGCAGATCGGCGGCACCGGCGTCTTCGTCGCCGCCCTGCGCGACGCGCTGCTCGCCGGTGAGGTGGACTTCGCCGTCCACTCCCTGAAGGACCTGCCGACGACCCAGCACCCCGAACTGGTGCTGGCCGCGATCCCGAAGCGCGAGGACCCTCGCGACGTGCTGATCGCGCCCGAGGGCGTCACGCTCGACCGGCTGCCGAAGGGCGCCCGGGTCGGCACCGGCTCGCCGCGACGCATGGCCCAGCTCCACGCGTACGCGCGCAGCCACGGTCTGGAGATCACCTGTGTCCCGATCCGGGGGAACGTCGACACCCGGGTCGGCTACGTGCACAGCGGTGAGCTGGACGCGGTGGTTCTCGCCGCGGCCGGTCTCAACCGCATCGGCGGGACCGCGGAGCTGATCGGCTCCCTGTCGCTCGACCACCTGTCGGTCGACTCCGTCCTGCCCGCCCCCGGCCAGGGGGCCCTGGCGATCGAGTGCCCGGCGTCCGACGCCGAGCTCGTCGCCACGCTCGCCGCTCTCGACGACCCGTTCACGCGGGCCGCCGTGACCGCCGAGCGATCCCTGCTCGCCGCCCTGGAGGCCGGCTGCTCCGCACCTGTGGGTGCGTTGGCCGACCTGCTGGCCGACGACCCCGGTCACGGGCAGGTTGTCACCGAAATGCGCCTGCGCGGCGTCGTCGGCACCACCGACGGCTCGACGCTGGTGCAGCTGTCCACCACCGGTCCCGTACCCACCTCGCACGACGAGGCGATGGCGCTCGGACGCGAACTCGCGGACGAGATGCTCGCCAAGGGTGCGGCTGGTCTTATGGGGGAGCGAGCACTTTGA
- a CDS encoding DUF1876 domain-containing protein: MHTLVGWHVEMEFQEEGDRTRAAAMVRLSDGTEFRAHGTANRHPSDPDQLRVGEEIAGARALMDLASQLLQKAHTEIDEVSGRTSHTIR, from the coding sequence ATGCACACGCTTGTCGGATGGCATGTGGAGATGGAGTTCCAGGAGGAGGGTGACCGGACGCGGGCGGCGGCCATGGTCCGGCTCTCCGACGGCACCGAGTTCCGGGCCCACGGCACGGCCAATCGGCACCCCTCCGATCCTGATCAGCTGCGGGTCGGCGAGGAGATCGCGGGCGCCCGCGCGCTCATGGACCTCGCCTCACAGCTGCTCCAGAAGGCTCACACGGAGATCGACGAGGTCTCGGGCAGGACCTCGCACACGATTCGTTGA
- a CDS encoding glutaredoxin family protein, whose protein sequence is MDVMFGRKKKNDAGSRTVTLIGKPGCHLCDDARVVIESVCAETGALWEEKDITRDEELHRAYWEQIPVVLIDGEQHTFWRVDAERLRRELGA, encoded by the coding sequence ATGGACGTCATGTTCGGACGGAAGAAGAAGAACGACGCCGGATCGCGCACCGTGACGCTGATCGGCAAGCCGGGATGCCATCTCTGTGACGACGCCCGGGTGGTGATCGAGTCCGTGTGCGCCGAAACAGGCGCACTCTGGGAGGAGAAGGACATCACTCGCGACGAGGAGCTCCACCGGGCGTACTGGGAGCAGATCCCGGTCGTCCTGATCGACGGTGAGCAGCACACCTTCTGGCGCGTGGACGCCGAGCGTCTCCGGCGCGAACTGGGTGCGTGA
- the hemB gene encoding porphobilinogen synthase, with product MNSYGSFPGARPRRLRTTPAMRRMVAETRLRPADLILPAFVREGIAEPVPIGTMPGVVQHTRDTLRKAAVEALEAGVSGIMLFGVPEDAKKDNAGTAGTDPDGILQVAIRDVKAEVGDELVIMSDLCLDEYTDHGHCGVLDADGRVDNDATLERYAEMAQVQADAGVHVVGPSGMMDGQVGVVRDALDTIGKEDVSILAYTAKYSSAFYGPFREAVGSSLQGDRKTYQQDPANLRESLRELALDLEEGADMVMVKPAGPYLDVLAKVAESVDVPVAAYQISGEFAMVEAAAEKGWIDRDRAIFETLTGIRRAGARMILTYWATEVAQKLGSARL from the coding sequence ATGAACTCGTACGGATCCTTTCCCGGGGCGCGGCCGAGGCGGCTGCGGACGACGCCCGCCATGCGGCGCATGGTTGCCGAGACGCGGCTGCGGCCGGCCGATCTGATCCTTCCCGCGTTCGTGCGGGAGGGCATCGCCGAGCCCGTGCCGATCGGGACCATGCCCGGAGTCGTGCAGCACACGCGGGACACGCTGCGGAAGGCCGCGGTGGAGGCGCTGGAGGCCGGGGTCTCCGGGATCATGCTGTTCGGTGTGCCCGAGGACGCCAAGAAGGACAACGCCGGTACGGCCGGGACCGACCCCGACGGAATCCTCCAGGTCGCCATCCGTGACGTGAAGGCCGAGGTCGGCGACGAGCTCGTCATCATGTCGGACCTGTGCCTCGACGAGTACACCGACCACGGGCACTGCGGTGTCCTCGACGCCGACGGCCGCGTCGACAACGACGCCACGCTGGAACGTTACGCCGAGATGGCGCAGGTCCAGGCCGACGCCGGCGTCCACGTCGTGGGGCCCTCCGGGATGATGGACGGGCAGGTCGGGGTGGTCAGGGACGCCCTCGACACCATCGGCAAGGAGGACGTGTCGATCCTCGCGTACACCGCGAAGTACTCCTCCGCCTTCTACGGCCCCTTCCGTGAGGCCGTCGGCTCCTCCCTCCAGGGCGACCGCAAGACCTACCAGCAGGATCCGGCGAACCTGCGGGAGTCGCTGCGGGAGCTCGCCCTCGACCTGGAGGAGGGTGCGGACATGGTGATGGTGAAGCCCGCCGGGCCGTACCTGGACGTGCTCGCCAAGGTCGCCGAGTCGGTGGACGTCCCCGTCGCCGCGTACCAGATCAGTGGTGAGTTCGCGATGGTCGAGGCGGCCGCCGAGAAGGGCTGGATCGACCGGGACCGGGCGATCTTCGAGACCCTGACCGGCATCCGGCGGGCCGGGGCGCGGATGATCCTGACCTACTGGGCGACCGAGGTCGCGCAGAAGCTGGGGTCGGCTCGACTCTGA
- the argS gene encoding arginine--tRNA ligase gives MASVPSLASTVQQRLADGLSAALPEAASADPLLRRSDRADFQANGILALAKQLKGNPRELATKVVDAIPANDVLKEIEVSGPGFLNITVTDAAIVRTLAARAADARLGVPFNESAGTTVIDYAQPNVAKEMHVGHLRSAVIGAAMVEILEFTGETVVRRHHIGDWGTQFGMLIQFLIEHPHELDHKAEDGGEVSGEEAMSNLNRLYKASRALFDSDEEFKTRARARVVDLQAGDEETLALWQRFVDESKIYFYSVFDKLDMDIRDGDVVGESGYNDMLVETCRILEESGVAVRSEGALCVFFDDVKGPDGNPTPLIVQKSDGGFGYAATDLSAIRDRVQNLKATSLLYVVDARQSLHFKMVFETARRAGWLNDEVKAVQLAFGTVLGRDGKPFKTREGETVRLVDLLDEAVDRATAVVREKAEKVGLTETEIVENGLHVGIGAVKYADLSTSAARDYKFDLDQMVSLNGDTSVYLQYAYARIKSIFGKAGDRTPAAHPELELAPAERALGLHLDRFAETVAEAATEYAPHKLTAYLYQLASLYTTFYDQCPVIKPEPPKEIAENRLFLCDLTARTLHQGMALLGIRTPERL, from the coding sequence ATGGCCTCGGTCCCTTCCCTCGCTTCGACCGTGCAGCAGCGCCTCGCGGACGGACTCTCGGCAGCCCTGCCGGAGGCCGCGTCCGCCGACCCGCTGCTCCGACGAAGCGACCGGGCCGACTTCCAGGCCAACGGCATCCTGGCGCTGGCCAAGCAGCTCAAGGGCAACCCGCGTGAGCTGGCGACGAAGGTCGTCGACGCGATCCCGGCGAACGACGTCCTGAAGGAGATCGAGGTCTCGGGCCCCGGCTTCCTGAACATCACGGTGACCGACGCGGCGATCGTGCGGACCCTCGCGGCCCGCGCCGCCGACGCCCGGCTCGGCGTGCCGTTCAACGAGTCGGCCGGCACGACGGTCATCGACTACGCCCAGCCGAACGTGGCGAAGGAGATGCACGTCGGTCACCTCCGCTCCGCCGTGATCGGCGCGGCGATGGTCGAGATCCTGGAGTTCACCGGCGAGACGGTGGTCCGTCGCCACCACATCGGCGACTGGGGCACCCAGTTCGGCATGCTCATCCAGTTCCTCATCGAGCACCCGCACGAGCTCGACCACAAGGCCGAGGACGGTGGCGAGGTCTCCGGTGAGGAGGCCATGTCGAACCTGAACCGGCTGTACAAGGCGTCGCGTGCCCTCTTCGACTCCGACGAGGAGTTCAAGACGCGGGCCCGTGCGCGTGTCGTGGACCTCCAGGCAGGCGACGAGGAGACGCTCGCGCTGTGGCAGCGGTTCGTCGACGAGTCGAAGATCTACTTCTACTCGGTCTTCGACAAGCTCGACATGGACATCCGCGACGGCGATGTCGTCGGCGAGTCCGGCTACAACGACATGCTGGTGGAGACCTGCCGCATCCTCGAGGAGTCGGGCGTCGCGGTCCGCTCCGAGGGTGCGCTGTGCGTCTTCTTCGACGACGTGAAGGGTCCGGACGGCAACCCGACCCCGCTGATCGTCCAGAAGTCCGACGGCGGCTTCGGCTACGCGGCGACGGACCTGTCCGCGATCCGCGACCGGGTGCAGAACCTCAAGGCGACGTCCCTGCTGTACGTGGTGGACGCCCGCCAGTCGCTGCACTTCAAGATGGTCTTCGAGACGGCCCGCCGGGCCGGCTGGCTGAACGACGAGGTCAAGGCCGTCCAGCTGGCCTTCGGCACGGTCCTCGGCAGGGACGGCAAGCCGTTCAAGACCCGTGAGGGCGAGACGGTCCGGCTGGTCGACCTGCTCGACGAAGCCGTCGACCGGGCGACGGCGGTCGTCCGCGAGAAGGCCGAGAAGGTGGGCCTGACCGAGACGGAGATCGTCGAGAACGGCCTGCACGTCGGCATCGGCGCCGTGAAGTACGCCGACCTGTCCACGTCCGCGGCGCGGGACTACAAGTTCGACCTGGACCAGATGGTGTCGCTGAACGGCGACACGTCGGTGTACCTCCAGTACGCGTACGCGCGTATCAAGTCGATCTTCGGCAAGGCGGGCGACCGCACCCCGGCCGCCCACCCCGAGCTGGAGCTGGCTCCGGCGGAGCGTGCGCTCGGCCTCCACCTGGACCGGTTCGCCGAGACGGTGGCCGAGGCGGCGACCGAGTACGCCCCGCACAAGCTCACCGCGTACCTGTACCAGCTCGCCTCGCTGTACACGACGTTCTACGACCAGTGCCCGGTCATCAAGCCGGAGCCGCCGAAGGAGATCGCGGAGAACCGCCTCTTCCTCTGCGACCTGACCGCCCGCACCCTCCACCAGGGCATGGCGCTGCTGGGCATCCGGACGCCCGAGCGCCTCTGA
- a CDS encoding redox-sensing transcriptional repressor Rex: MATGRTHRPATRSRGIPEATVARLPLYLRALTALSERSVPTVSSEELAAAAGVNSAKLRKDFSYLGSYGTRGVGYDVEYLVYQISRELGLTQDWPVVIVGIGNLGAALAGYGGFASRGFRVAALIDADPAMTGKPVAGIPVQHSDELEKIINEDGVSIGVIATPAGVAQQVCDRLVAAGVTSILNFAPTVLSVPDGVDVRKVDLSIELQILAFHEQRKAGEEAGAEEGPETGAATDAPAAPPATRAAGSSRKGPDGDVPAVMPA; the protein is encoded by the coding sequence GTGGCAACTGGCCGAACTCACCGACCGGCGACCCGTAGCCGAGGAATTCCCGAGGCCACCGTCGCCCGGCTTCCGCTGTATCTGCGCGCACTCACCGCGCTGTCGGAGCGCTCCGTACCCACGGTCTCCTCCGAGGAGCTCGCGGCCGCCGCGGGCGTCAACTCCGCGAAGCTGCGCAAGGACTTCAGCTACCTCGGCTCGTACGGCACCCGTGGTGTCGGTTACGACGTCGAGTACCTCGTCTACCAGATCTCCCGCGAGCTGGGACTGACCCAGGACTGGCCGGTCGTCATCGTCGGCATCGGTAACCTCGGTGCCGCGCTCGCCGGCTACGGCGGCTTCGCCTCCCGTGGCTTCCGGGTCGCCGCGCTGATCGACGCCGACCCCGCGATGACCGGCAAGCCGGTCGCGGGGATCCCCGTCCAGCACAGCGACGAGCTCGAGAAGATCATCAACGAGGACGGCGTCTCCATCGGCGTCATCGCGACCCCGGCCGGCGTCGCCCAGCAGGTCTGCGACCGGCTCGTGGCCGCCGGAGTCACCTCCATCCTGAACTTCGCCCCGACCGTGCTCTCCGTGCCCGACGGCGTGGACGTGCGCAAGGTCGACCTCTCCATCGAGCTCCAGATCCTCGCCTTCCACGAGCAGCGGAAGGCCGGCGAGGAGGCGGGCGCCGAAGAGGGCCCGGAGACGGGCGCGGCGACCGATGCGCCGGCCGCGCCGCCCGCCACCCGTGCCGCGGGCAGCAGCCGCAAGGGACCCGACGGGGACGTCCCCGCCGTGATGCCGGCATGA
- the lysS gene encoding lysine--tRNA ligase yields MAQSSTETDWVSRFADEVIAESERRAPGKPVVVASGLSPSGPIHLGNLREVMTPHLVADEIRRRGYEVRHLISWDDYDRYRKVPNGIEGIDASWAEHIGKPLTSVPAPAGSPHPNWAEHFKAAMIESLAELGVEYDPISQTEQYTAGTYREQILHAMRHRGDIDAILDQYRTKKAPKKQSQKPLDEAELEAEEGSGAAAEDDGSGGASGYFPYKPYCGQCEKDLTTVTSYDDETTELAYTCTNCGFAETVKLSEFNRGKLVWKVDWPMRWAFEGVIFEPSGVDHSSPGSSFVVGGQIVREIFDGVQPIGPMYAFVGISGMAKMSSSRGGVPTAADALKIMEAPLLRWLYARRKPNQSFKIAFDQEIQRLYDEWDKLEAKVADGSVLPADAAAHARAARTAAGELPRTPRPLPYRTLASVMDITAGHDEQTLRILTELDPENPVTSLDEVRPRLDRAENWITNQVPADQRTIVRDEPDTELLGSLDDEGRESLRLLLEGLDSHWSLDGLTTLVYGVPKVMAGLDAEAKPTPELKLAQRAFFALLYKLLVSRETGPRLPTLLLAVGADRVRKLLGA; encoded by the coding sequence GTGGCTCAGAGCAGCACCGAGACCGACTGGGTCTCCCGTTTCGCGGACGAGGTCATCGCCGAGTCGGAGCGACGTGCGCCTGGCAAACCGGTCGTCGTCGCCTCCGGCCTCTCCCCGTCCGGCCCGATCCACCTGGGCAACCTCCGCGAGGTCATGACCCCGCACCTGGTCGCCGACGAGATCCGCCGTCGCGGGTACGAGGTCAGGCACCTCATCTCCTGGGACGACTACGACCGCTACCGCAAGGTGCCGAACGGCATCGAGGGCATCGACGCGTCCTGGGCCGAGCACATCGGCAAGCCGCTGACGTCCGTCCCGGCCCCCGCCGGCTCGCCCCACCCGAACTGGGCCGAGCACTTCAAGGCCGCCATGATCGAGTCGCTGGCCGAGCTGGGCGTCGAGTACGACCCGATCAGCCAGACCGAGCAGTACACGGCCGGTACCTACCGCGAGCAGATCCTGCACGCCATGAGGCACCGTGGCGACATCGACGCCATCCTCGACCAGTACCGGACGAAGAAGGCCCCGAAGAAGCAGTCGCAGAAGCCCCTCGACGAGGCCGAGCTGGAGGCCGAGGAGGGCTCCGGCGCGGCGGCCGAGGACGACGGCTCCGGCGGCGCGTCGGGCTACTTCCCGTACAAGCCCTACTGCGGGCAGTGCGAGAAGGACCTCACGACCGTCACGTCGTACGACGACGAGACGACCGAGCTGGCCTACACCTGCACGAACTGCGGCTTCGCCGAGACCGTGAAGCTCAGCGAGTTCAACCGCGGCAAGCTGGTGTGGAAGGTCGACTGGCCGATGCGCTGGGCCTTCGAGGGCGTCATCTTCGAGCCCTCCGGCGTCGACCACTCCTCGCCCGGCTCGTCCTTCGTCGTCGGCGGCCAGATCGTCCGCGAGATCTTCGACGGCGTGCAGCCCATCGGGCCCATGTACGCCTTCGTCGGCATCAGCGGCATGGCCAAGATGTCGTCCTCGCGCGGTGGCGTCCCGACCGCGGCCGACGCGCTGAAGATCATGGAAGCTCCGCTGCTGCGCTGGCTGTACGCGCGCCGCAAGCCGAACCAGTCCTTCAAGATCGCCTTCGACCAGGAGATCCAGCGGCTCTACGACGAGTGGGACAAGCTGGAGGCCAAGGTCGCCGACGGCTCCGTGCTGCCCGCCGACGCCGCCGCCCACGCCCGCGCTGCCCGTACGGCCGCCGGTGAGCTGCCCCGGACGCCGCGCCCGCTGCCGTACCGGACGCTCGCCTCGGTCATGGACATCACGGCCGGTCACGACGAGCAGACCCTGCGGATCCTGACCGAGCTCGATCCGGAGAACCCGGTCACCTCGCTCGACGAGGTCCGGCCGCGACTCGACCGCGCCGAGAACTGGATCACCAACCAGGTCCCGGCCGACCAGCGCACCATCGTCCGCGACGAGCCCGACACCGAGCTCCTCGGCTCCCTGGACGACGAGGGCCGCGAGTCGCTGCGCCTGCTCCTGGAGGGCCTGGACAGCCACTGGTCGCTCGACGGGCTCACCACGCTCGTCTACGGCGTCCCGAAGGTCATGGCCGGTCTCGACGCCGAGGCCAAGCCGACGCCCGAGCTGAAGCTCGCCCAGCGCGCCTTCTTCGCCCTGCTCTACAAGCTCCTCGTGAGCCGGGAGACCGGGCCGCGACTGCCCACGCTGCTTCTCGCCGTGGGCGCGGACCGGGTGCGGAAGCTGCTCGGCGCGTGA